One Setaria viridis chromosome 7, Setaria_viridis_v4.0, whole genome shotgun sequence genomic region harbors:
- the LOC117865909 gene encoding probable methyltransferase PMT24, with protein MPLFERDRYQRLDGGGAGPGRRPPSSFCSSATIVVFVALCLVAAWMMASSNNIAVTVSPENKSEAKESVDFAQSDRGADADAVSDTPQTRDEAGDAGKKDDVAGGEGGGTTQTRDEAGSGDTSSKDDAGDTGKKDDGAGGAAETTDPGSNDVSRSDVAGTTDATGNSTAGSTDMEESAKQPAGGTVAEGETQSKNQTFSDENGKTEGGEVAKPEDPDKKVEQSAEQATIDAKNTTSSQAEKNTDQNTEETGGQADKNNAEDASTDSKDTAGQADKNAEEASTDDKNTGGQADKNAEEEATTDADNTGGQSRNSTKETPTESEETGGGDGGTAKNQTTFDDVNGKMDGVQPVKEDGKVVEKNPDEAASSDKVESTDDDTSTGAASKNATAGEDLNVAAETMAVTATDGTNGTITPDTQNFAMNSSATTGDVDAAEKAELLPSGQADLLNETASAVVENSAFPTQAAESSEEKKARSGEDKKKKKKKKGKDKGASGETTAAAEASYTWKLCNATTGADYIPCLDNEAAIRKLKTNKHYEHRERHCPADAPACLVPLPEGYRQPIPWPYSRDKIWYHNVPHTGLASYKGHQNWVKVSGEHLTFPGGGTQFKHGALHYIELIEEALPEVAWGRRSRVVLDVGCGVASFGGFLFDKDALTMSFAPKDEHEAQVQFALERGIPAVSAVMGTKRLPFPGNAFDLIHCARCRVPWHIDGGTLLLEVNRLLRPGGLFVWSATPVYRKVPEDVEIWHAMAALTKSMCWEMIKRTSDTVDQTAMVVFRKPESNECYDARARAEPPLCEASDDQDAAWNITLQPCMHRVPTDPSARGARWPAQWPDRLAAAPYWLSADQVGVYGKPAPADFSADQEHWRKVVQGSYLDGMGIDWKNVRNVMDMRAVYGGFAAALRDMKVWVMNVVTIDSPDTLPIIYERGLFGMYHDWCESFSTYPRSYDLVHADHLFSKLKSRCELLPVIVEVDRILRPEGKLIVRDDRATVEEVESIARSLHWEVRMTVSEQGEGLLCVGKTMWRPTEVEALS; from the exons ATGCCGTTGTTCGAACGGGATCGGTACCAGaggctggacggcggcggcgccggccccggccggaGGCCGCCGTCCTCGTTCTGCTCGTCGGCGACAATCGTCGTCTTCGTGGCGCTCTGCCTCGTCGCCGCGTGGATGATGGCGTCGTCCAACAACATCGCCGTCACCGTGTCGCCGGAGAACAAGTCGGAGGCCAAGGAGTCCGTCGACTTCGCCCAGAGCGACAGGGGCGCCGACGCTGACGCCGTCAGCGACACGCCGCAGACGAGAGACGAGGCCGGGGACGCCGGCAAGAAAGATGACGTCGCCggtggcgagggcggcggcacgACGCAGACGAGGGACGAGGCTGGCAGCGGCGACACATCGTCCAAGGACGACGCTGGGGACACCGGCAAAAAGGacgatggcgccggcggcgccgcggaaaCGACGGACCCTGGCAGCAACGACGTCAGCCGGAGTGACGTCGCGGGGACGACGGACGCGACAGGAAACAGCACCGCCGGAAGCACGGACATGGAGGAGTCCGCCAAGCAGCCTGCCGGCGGCACGGTTGCCGAGGGCGAGACACAGTCCAAGAACCAGACGTTCTCCGACGAGAACGGCAAGACggagggcggcgaggtggcGAAGCCGGAGGACCCCGATAAAAAGGTCGAGCAGAGCGCCGAACAGGCGACGATCGATGCCAAGAACACCACAAGCAGTCAGGCCGAGAAGAACACCGACCAGAACACGGAGGAAACCGGCGGCCAGGCAGACAAGAATAACGCCGAGGACGCGTCCACCGATTCCAAGGACACCGCCGGACAGGCTGACAAGAACGCCGAGGAGGCGTCCACCGACGACAAGAACACCGGCGGCCAGGCTGACAAGAACGCCGAGGAAGAGGCCACCACCGACGCTGACAACACCGGCGGCCAGTCCCGCAATAGCACCAAGGAGACACCGACAGAGTCAgaggagaccggcggcggcgacggcggcacggCCAAGAACCAGACGACCTTCGACGACGTCAACGGCAAGATGGACGGCGTGCAGCCCGTGAAAGAAGACGGGAAGGTCGTCGAGAAGAACCCCGATGAAGCTGCCAGCAGCGACAAGGTGGAAAGCACGGACGACGACACGAGCACCGGCGCGGCGTCAAAGAACGCCACTGCCGGCGAAGACCTGAACGTCGCGGCGGAGACCATGGCGGTTACAGCCACGGATGGCACCAACGGCACGATCACACCAGACACGCAGAACTTCGCAATGAACAGCAGCGCCACGACTGGAGATGTAGACGCGGCGGAGAAAGCCGAGCTGCTGCCGAGCGGGCAGGCGGACCTGCTGAACGAGACGGCGTCGGCGGTAGTGGAGAACAGCGCGTTCCCGACCCAGGCGGCGGAGTCAAGTGAGGAGAAGAAGGCGCGATCAGGCGAGgacaagaaaaagaagaagaagaagaagggcaaggacaAGGGCGCCTCCGGCGagacgacggccgcggcggaggcctcGTACACGTGGAAGCTCTGCAACGCGACCACCGGCGCCGACTACATCCCGTGCCTGGACAACGAGGCGGCCATCAGGAAGCTCAAGACCAACAAGCATTACGAGCACCGGGAGCGGCACTGCCCCGCCGACGCGCCGGCGTGCCTGGTGCCGCTGCCGGAGGGCTACCGGCAGCCGATCCCGTGGCCGTACAGCCGCGACAAGATCTGGTACCACAACGTGCCGCACACGGGTCTGGCATCGTACAAGGGGCACCAGAACTGGGTAAAGGTCTCCGGCGAGCACCTGACgttccccggcggcggcacgcagtTCAAGCACGGCGCGCTCCACTACATCGAGCTGATCGAGGAGGCGCTCCCGGAGGTGGCGTGGGGGCGGCGCAGCCGCGTGGTGCTCGACGTCGGCTGCGGCGTCGCCAGCTTCGGCGGCTTCCTGTTCGACAAGGACGCGCTAACCATGTCGTTCGCGCCCAAGGACGAGCACGAGGCGCAGGTGCAGTTCGCGCTCGAGCGCGGCATCCCGGCCGTTTCCGCCGTGATGGGCACCAAGCGCCTCCCCTTCCCCGGCAACGCCTTCGACCTCATCCACTGCGCGCGCTGCCGCGTTCCCTGGCACATCGACGGCGGCACGCTGCTGCTCGAGGTcaaccgcctcctccgccccggcGGCCTCTTCGTCTGGTCGGCCACGCCCGTCTACCGGAAGGTCCCCGAGGACGTCGAGATCTGGCACG CCATGGCGGCGCTGACCAAGTCCATGTGCTGGGAGATGATCAAGAGGACGAGCGACACGGTGGACCAGACGGCCATGGTCGTCTTCAGGAAGCCGGAGAGCAACGAGTGCTACGACGCGAGGGCGCGGGCGGAGCCGCCGCTGTGCGAGGCCTCCGACGACCAGGACGCGGCGTGGAACATCACCCTGCAGCCGTGCATGCACCGGGTGCCCACCGACCCGTCCGcccgcggcgcgcggtggccggcgcAGTGGCCGGACCGGCTGGCCGCGGCGCCGTACTGGCTGAGCGCCGACCAGGTGGGCGTCTACGGCAAGCCCGCGCCGGCCGACTTCTCGGCGGACCAGGAGCACTGGAGGAAGGTCGTCCAGGGCTCGTACCTTGACGGCATGGGCATCGACTGGAAGAACGTCCGGAACGTCATGGACATGAGAGCAGTATACGGAGG GttcgcggcggcgctccgggacATGAAGGTGTGGGTGATGAACGTGGTGACCATCGACTCGCCGGACACGCTGCCGATCATCTACGAGCGCGGGCTCTTCGGGATGTACCATGACTGGTGCGAGTCCTTCAGCACCTACCCGAGGTCGTACGACCTCGTCCACGCCGACCACCTCTTCTCCAAGCTCAAGAGCAG GTGCGAGCTGCTGCCGGTGATCGTCGAGGTGGACCGGATCCTGAGGCCGGAGGGGAAGCTGATCGTCCGCGACGACAGGGCGACGGTCGAGGAGGTCGAGAGCATCGCGAGGTCCTTGCACTGGGAGGTCAGGATGACCGTGTCCGAGCAGGGGGAGGGGCTGCTCTGCGTCGGGAAGACGATGTGGCGGCCCACGGAAGTCGAGGCGCTGAGCTAG
- the LOC140223294 gene encoding uncharacterized protein, protein MAAPFQALPVGIYFNPSAEECVRDFLRPWIAGVRPATDRVIIGVDIYSDRPAALLQGRAPGFSRGFEHKWFMLTQCVRICGGKNRGKARAKRDVATGGNWKVEQRSKGVAEPDDGEDDPPGGDRRRTNGFYLLLGGGAGKGTKKDGGVKTPWLMEEFTTAEDEAAAVDGWKGQRIIKVFCKLYVSPRATNDEKRDIFGEDGVPVDLHGHVKTVMAKLSHEYFDAVAENLNGDQGQGPAPPRALGHQQGQPAAPVLPRVPGHHHGHAVLPRGVPARPHQIQGSLGFQRGQATPRQIQGGPSQYHGVAGHPQPQHVLDPYHHFQEAVFYHYSAPSFVRLDPRQGEEIIHVEKKPRLAYGSPSPAPQPQGGADSDMSSCVVQASTSQEQGQGCDTDAEAKVFQGEPVLTPSQPQEIPRTAAAAAPAPTFHVSATAAPELDGDVCKPTAEPMRERDMFMDLPVLTPEPFVADVPDFLMHDVFKPPFDDELQPPLGFDVFSWDDFTKVTPNF, encoded by the coding sequence ATGGCGGCTCCATTCCAGGCGCTCCCGGTGGGCATCTACTTCAACCCGTCGGCGGAGGAGTGCGTGCGCGACTTCCTCAGGCCCTGGATCGCGGGCGTGCGTCCGGCGACGGACCGGGTCATCATCGGCGTGGACATCTACAGCGACAGGCCCGCCGCGCTGCTCCAGGGGCGTGCGCCGGGGTTCTCGCGCGGCTTCGAACACAAGTGGTTCATGCTCACCCAATGCGTCCGCATCTGCGGCGGCAAGAACCGCGGCAAGGCCCGCGCGAAGCGCGACGTCGCCACGGGCGGCAACTGGAAGGTGGAGCAGAGGTCCAAGGGCGTCGCCGAgcccgacgacggcgaggacgaccCGCCCGGCGGCGACCGGAGGCGCACCAACGGGTTCTacctcctcctcggcggcggcgcggggaaggGAACAAAGAAGGACGGCGGCGTGAAGACGCCGTGGCTCATGGAGGAGTTCACCACCGCGgaggacgaggccgccgccgtcgatggcTGGAAGGGCCAGAGGATCATCAAGGTGTTCTGCAAGCTCTACGTCTCGCCGCGCGCGACCAACGACGAGAAGCGGGACATCTTCGGGGAGGACGGCGTCCCCGTCGACCTCCACGGCCATGTGAAGACGGTCATGGCCAAGCTGTCCCACGAGTACTTCGATGCGGTCGCGGAGAATCTTAACGGAGACCAGGGCCagggcccggcgccgccgcgtgctCTTGGACATCAGCAAGGCCAGCCCGCGGCACCGGTGCTGCCGCGCGTTCCGGGACATCACCACGGCCACGCCGTGCTGCCGCGCGGCGTTCCTGCTCGGCCACATCAGATTCAGGGCTCTCTTGGCTTCCAACGCGGCCAGGCGACGCCGCGTCAGATTCAGGGCGGTCCTTCTCAGTACCACGGCGTCGCCGGGCACCCGCAGCCGCAGCACGTTCTTGATCCTTATCACCACTTCCAGGAAGCGGTCTTTTACCACTATTCAGCGCCTTCGTTCGTCCGTCTTGATCCCCGGCAAGGCGAGGAGATTATCCACGTGGAGAAGAAGCCGCGGCTGGCCTACGGCTCGCCTTCGCCGGCGCCACAGCCCCAGGGCGGCGCCGACAGCGACATGTCCAGCTGCGTGGTCCAAGCTTCCACGTCCCAGGAACAAGGTCAAGGCTGCGACACGGACGCCGAAGCCAAGGTCTTCCAAGGAGAGCCTGTGCTCACGCCGTCGCAGCCGCAAGAGATCCCcaggacggccgcggcggcggcgcccgcacCTACGTTCCACGTGTCGGCCACAGCAGCGCcggagctcgacggcgacgtgTGCAAGCCAACCGCAGAGCCGATGCGTGAGCGTGACATGTTCATGGACCTGCCGGTCTTGACGCCGGAGCCGTTTGTCGCCGACGTGCCGGACTTCCTGATGCACGATGTGTTCAAGCCCCCGTTCGACGACGAGCTGCAGCCGCCGCTGGGTTTCGACGTGTTCTCGTGGGATGACTTCACTAAGGTGACGCCCAACTTCTGA